The sequence below is a genomic window from Leishmania major strain Friedlin complete genome, chromosome 30.
CCTCAAACTCTCAATACTCAGCAACTCCGTGCGCTGTcgcgcgagcgccgccgcccggcACAGCTGCGTGGGAGTGTGGGGGTCCCCCTGAGTCTCATAACGAAGGATCCCTCTATCCACGTCTACACCGGAAAGGTCCTGAAGACGGTGTGTTGGCTAGGTGCAATCTCGTTGTGCGCATCGTATGCACACGATCAGGGCTCTCAAAATGACAAGCTGCGAGTCTTGCGCACGTGCAACACAACTGCATTGGCGTGCACTCTagcagaggaaaaggcaGCTCCGTGGCGCGTCGTCTTTCCGCGTGGCAAGTCTCCACCCCTGTGAACATCTCATTGTCGTGTCTTTGGACTGCCGATCACCGAGCCACCCGGCACGCAGCCCTGTCTTCAGAGCTCTTTGAGGGTTCTcgcggctggtgctgctcctcggcgcggagagcgCTGCCAGGATTTTCGTCGGCCCGTtagtgcctctgctgcctaGTCCGCCCTTCACCTCTCAAGCAGTGCAAGACGGCGTCTGAATTCCCTGCTGTCGGACTCGGTGCACCCAACACGCTCGGCCGTGGTGGTCTCTgtcggggtggtggtgactgGTGAAGCGATGAGCCTATACACTCGCTCCGTTGAGCTGGCGTGTTGTctgcagaaagagaggggaggagagagtaCACGGAGcgagaggtgtgcgtgtgtgtgtgtgtgtgtgcattgcAGCTGCCATGCTGTGCAAGCAGAGGACAGGATAGACCCAAGAGGCCATGCAcgcaaggagggggtgggttgTTGAATCATGAGACCGCACACATCGCGGCCCTGTCCCTGAGCCATCAGGAGACGGCATGACACGTTTTCACCGACGGCGGCCACTTGCCCAGTCTGCGAGCAGCCTagcagcgtgcgcacggTCTTTCATTTCTCAGTGTTTTCGGAGATTCAAAACAGCGAAGAAACAAGGATAATAGGCACTGGCCGAAACCTTTGGACTAGCTTTTTTACCAGAAGATAGACATTTTTAACCGTGCCGCCTCTGAAGCAGCTCATGGGTTGGGAATTACTCTACTAAGTCCTTCCCAGGCTCCATGCACCTAGTCCAAAGCAGCGCTAGACACACGCAAAGCACAGcaaggcggcgacgcagtcATGTGCGAGCACGGCCCCGGCCTCAAACGCCACCCACCTCACGCGCGTCAGGCCTCCcgcccctccgcccctccacacacacacacatacacacaccactGGGCCAATGCGAGGGGGTCGGGTGATAGGTTGCGTTCGAGCCAGGCTGACACActgcccatcatgtggatggcgcaagcgtgtgTACGGTCGCCGCTCGCTCCAGCAAAGCACTGTCCATcacctggccgccgacagcaccagcagcaatACATCGCTCCGGCCTCCCTACGTCGTCGGCACTTGGGCCCTGTCAGCACCAGACGTGGCTTGGGACCGGCAGCGGATATAtagggggcgagggaggcggctCGACTTCTCCTCCGCAGAGACAGGGCACCACTGGACCCTGAGGATACGACGCGCGGAGGTGGCCCCCGCTACGGGGGGGCTCGCGCACGATTGCAGGAAAAAAGCGGTCAGCATTTGAACAATAGCCACCGCGGTGAAAAAGTTTCTCCTAAAGAAGCCGCCGccaaggaaaaaaaaaagcagaatGAACGAAAAAGCATGATGGCAGTTTTCCtgtatgcatatatatatatatatagagagagagagagagagaggaaactAGAAACCGCCCACACAGGAGCGGCGAAAAGGTATATATCAAGaacgagagaaaaaaaaacgcgcaCGAAAAGGGAAGGATGCAATTCGAGGGTGAGGATATGAGCAACCTTTTGCCAAGCCTCCGCGCCAGCTCaagcagacgcacacacaggactctgctgcaccagTAACCATAGGTCCAACAAAGCACATCGAAAATCAAAGATAGGAGTTGGCGCATGGAGTGCGCCCCTCTCACCTTCGTGCATCTCCATGAGCACCGTCGGAGCACTAGTGAATCATAATAGTAAAGGCGAGCCCAGTGAGAGACCAGCGTCGATCTGTGAAAGCAGAGAAagacgaggggggggggaaagAAAGGAGGAAAAGGCAACCGCGCCCCTCCAAACCCAAGGAAAAAAGACAACAAAAAGTGTATAGAAAAATATAGCGGGTACAGCGAAGTACGCAGGGCATGTGCGACACGTGGGTAGCGCCGGAAGAAGAACAAGaagagaacacacacacttggAGGGACAATagatatagagagagagagagcaatACAGAGCACCATGCCCTTTGATCCACCCAAATGCGTAAGCTGGCTGTGCAAATGCAGCATATGGGCACACCATGCAagacggaggggggagggggagaagcaaGATCGGAGAAGCATGTAGAGAGCGAGGGGAAAGAACGCAAGCGTGGAAACGCCGAAGAGGTGCCCAAACAGAATGGATTTTTGTTGTTCGTCCTGCGAGCGGGGCAGTTTCCcccaaaaaacaaaaagataggcagggggggggggcgaaagatccagaaaaaaaagagagagagagagagccacaAACCGAAACCAACCAACCAACAAAAAGGCCGTGTGAGATGGGGTGGGGAGCTGAGCGGGCCAAAGTGCGCAGGAAGAGTACTTTCCTTTTGATACGCAAACACATGAACAGAACGGAAGGCCGTAACAAGTAGAAAACACAAATAAAAAAGACAGCAAGGGAAAAAAATGGAAAGCTGCACCACTCCTTTAGGCGAAAGCGGCAGCACACCTTTTTTTATTTGTTCTTCGATGAGGTGACACTCTGACGACACGCGCCAGCCTCTTGGGTGCAGAGATGCACGTATGCAAGATCGCATACGCGCACCTTACATTCccgaggaggtgctgcagttgGTGCGCCTAGAGGTGGTAGTGGATAATAGAACCCCGCTGGGGGCGAGTGGAAACGACAGCCCGTCAGCcaagagaaacgaaaaagaaagcagACGGTGTTCTCAACGACGAACGTTTTGCCACACTGCCACTCGTGATTCCGACCTTTTGGGCGCACCGGTGTGTGCACCTTGTCTATAGTGCAGTAAGTCGTGTCAGTGCACCTGTGCGCTTGTCACAGTGCTCACTACAGCCGCACCGACTACCAGCCCACTCCTAATCCCCGTTGGCCGGTGATCACGCTTCCCTCGGTGCtcgcgcgctgcagagcgTGAACACGAGCGGTGTCTTCGGTGTTGGGGCCTGCGATGCTTGCCTCGCCGAGAACCTCATCTTCAGCGTCGCAGCGGAGAGGCACGACGTGAAGTGGGTCTGTATAGAGAGCATCAAGGCATGGGCCGAAGGAGTTTATCGAGCAAGCGGATCCGTTCGTGTAGGTTGCTTGGCTGCTGCTCATACCCAACAGGCTCTTCGGCTGCGAGCCAGCCAGCATCGGTCCATAAGCCGACGTCGGAGACGAGAATGGCTCGCAGTTTATGTTCATGGCTTCAGGAGTCAGCATGTAGTGCAGCCCATTCTCCATGAGCACCACGGTCGCGTTCGCGGCGGGATTCAGCAGGGAAAAGTTCGGCTTGGCCACAGCATCCGTTGTCTGCATCGGTGGgttcagcagcagaaggGGTGCCGACTGCGTGGCGGGGGCAAAGTTGTAGGGCGGCAtcgaggagctgaaggaTGACGCAGGAACGAAAATCTGCTGTCCGCTCTCGCCAAGCGTGTAAAAGTAGCCTGGCGTCgactggagcagctgctgcggcatgGAAAAGGCCGCCGTCGGAGTGTTCTGCGCCACGTCCGTCATTGCAGGCAGgaacggcggtggcgcactCGCAGGTGTCAGgagcggcacggcggcagcgatgccaccggtgccgctgcgacgcGGACCGGCCGTGCTCTTAGAAGACGTTTTCGACTCCACCGTCCTGTtcgagctgccgccgtgaCCGCTAGAAACGATACTCTCGCTGCTCAGCGTCGTGGAAGCGGTGTGAAGCGATCCAGAGTTCTCGTGGTGGCTGTGCGGTGGCGGAAAGATGCACCCGCTGTTCGGAGCGTGTGTCTGCATGCCgtcacgacggcgccgccgctccttctTGGCATCATCGCTGTCCTCGAACTTGGCGAGGATCGGCACCGAGCCGTGGAAATAGGTATTGTTGCCGTGGAGCTTCGCTAGAGCATTCTTGGCATCATCGACGGTCTCGTACTCGGCGTAGACGACCCACACGGGATTGCCGTAATGGTCCTCACGCATGGCAAAGTAGATCAAGTTGCCGAAGGTCCTCAGGAAGCGCTCCATCTTTTCCTGGCCGATGCTGATCGGGATATTGCGGATATACAGTGCGTTGCTCTCTTCGGTGAAGATCTTGCCATTGTGGTTGGAGGGGTAGATCACCAGCGTGAAACTGTGCCCACACGCGCGTGTCATCTTACGGTTCAGTGCTTTGTACGCCTTGGcacccttctcctcctcgtcgaagAGCACAAAACCAAATCCCTTGCTCTTGCCGGTCGCGGCGTCCAGCATAATCTTAGCACTGGAGGGTTCAAAATCGCTGAAGATATGGAGGAGGTCCGCATCGCTAATGTTGCGCGGCAGTTTGGCCACAAACAAGTTCTGGAGAGACATAGGTACTCTTTATGTTGGACAGGTACGTTGTCACTTCCGTGCTGCAGtgcgaaaagaaaaagacaaTGGAGGAAAGGGTGTGATAGAACTGCCTGTTCGTCCCCGAAGCTTCTGCTGGGCAAGTACCAGGTGCTTTTCAATGAGCCGCTAGCGGAAACGACGAAGAAGGAGAggctgacacacacacacacacacacagagagagagagacagacagacagacagagagagaaggagggagacagagagcagATCgtgaaaaagaaaacggaaaagaaaagatGGCAGTTAACGCAAGACACGTGTACGTGACAGTAGCGGCTGCCACGAAGGCGCGGTgcacaaacaaaacacacCGAAAAAAAGTGTGAGGtagagggagaagaaagagggcgGCTCTCTGCTTCTATGGCggtgtctgtatgtgtgcaACAGGAGGGAAagcggggagggagaggaagagggcagcGTCACCGTATCTGCGTAGGGCAGATTACACCAAAAAGCCGTGAAACCCAGAACAAAATgacgaaagaaagagaggagaatGTGAAACAATAAGGTGAATACACGCACTCGCATACAAGGACAAGAAGTGCGGTGCGCAGTAAAATAAAAAAAGAGCACTCGCGGCGGGAGAAAGAcacagggaggggggaggaggagcgggggaATGTATTCGTGAACAAGATGAGATACCGGAGCAAAAAGCAGatatatagagagagcgagaggggcaGATGCACGAAGGTGAAAGGACGAACGACAAAACGTTACACAGCTCCAGAGCCGACCAACGATCGAGTGTGCTACCTCTGGgcgcgaagaggaagaggggaaaggcaaaaaagaagaggccGAGACACTAGAAATACGAAAAGACtaacaaaaaagaaagatGAACTAGAAATAGCGACTAGATGGAAAAACAAAATCTGCTCCAGGTGAGCGCTTGCGATTTGCCTTGCTGTCCTGTACCCAATTCGGCTGATACGCACGGGCAGTGTATGCTGGGTACCTTTTGGAAGGCGGCGGACCAGCAACCCTACAACAGGCAATGGGAAGGTAAAGGAGAGTACTGGGCAGACACGaaggaaaacacacacacgcaaaacgaaaaacaacaaaaaaccCGAATTGAAAACGATGAGAGATTCAGGGAAAAGAACAGATACAGTGGAGGCGACGATGAAAAAagtgtgggggggggaacgACACCAGGAAAACAGACTGAGCGCGTAGACCAAGGTCACtaggagagaagggggggggagagagggagcgagcaGTAGAGGACAGGAAATCAAGGGCGTACAGTAGGGAGACGGAAACTACGCAGCACGACAAGGGGAACGAAATCAGGAGAGTGACGCAAATATAATTCGGTacagaaaacgaaaacggaacaggaagagagagtgagtgagtgggGCCGaagaacaagaaaaaaatTTTGATTCTTTTTGATGCTAGGAGCggaaaagaagaagaaaAATGGCAACAGAAACAAAGAGAAGTTAAGctggagaggggggaggggtctgTCACTCGCAGGCGAGAAAACGGAAGGGGCGGTAGATGGAGAAACAAGAAGTACCAATTGTGAGCTGTGTTCAAAAACAAGTCTTTTGGGAGTCACAATGAGCCCAATACGTAGTTGAGGGTCCTTGTATGGGCActgggggtggtggtggtggtggcgcacacatacgcactcAAGAAgcagaacaacaacaaagcgTGAGCGTCGCGATAGCCACGAAGGAGTAGACGCGAGCGAGAAATAAAGCACtgacggcagcagtgaaCACACAGCTGAGAagtgaaaacaaaaacaaaaattCGATTCACACTTTTCCTTTTATTAGTACTATTAGTCGCTCACCCGTTTTTCGTCTGCCAAAATGCTGTAGCGTCCTCGCtgacagagagggagaagagaaaacGGAAAaatcaaaaaaaaagtccgctgggagaggagaggagaggaggtgtgtgtgtgtgtgtgtagggggagtgagacaaacaacaaagagAAATTCGAACAGAAAGTGATACTGTACACTAGCAATACAGTAAGActgcgggagggggagaaaagTGCGCCGCCGACTTTCCGTTCTATGTTATTATATTCCTTTGTGTTGCTttgccgcctccgtgcgGAGCGGagtttttttgttgttgttcctTCGCTTCGGCTGTTTCAAGGGAAAcgaaagcgaaaaaaaaagtgacAGAAGGGCGTAGTCAcaccctctcttctcttttcgcGCTCCGACGGGAAGACAGGGAGGGGTAAAAAGGTTTGCCTTTTGATTTCGTTGTGTTTGTGAATATGCCGTAGAACGACCCCAGCCAGCCGAGCAGCGTAAGTAAGCGAGAGAGCTTAGCCTGAGAGTCAGACTTGGATTATCAACAGCCGGTGGAGGGCTTAGCGGAAGTGAAGCAAGGCCACAGACAGAAAGGGGAGAAAAAAGACAAAGGCAGGTACGTGTGACTGCACAAAGATTTGAAGAACCAAAGCCTATAAATGCGAGAGAAcaagacagagaaagagagggagaggtcCACTGAGAAAGCTGGTATCAAGTACGAGACACAGTACGAGGAAGTCGAGTAGGAGACacgagaaaacaacaaaaagatgCGGTGAGACAGCCAAAGATGCAGGCCAGCGTTCGACTTCCTCCTTCTTTTGCCGGTCACAGATGGAGAGagtgcgaaaaaaaaagcagagaTGCAAGAGGTAAGAGCTGGACAGCCACACTTTACCTTGATGACGTGGAGACAATGGATGACGAAACTTCAGGGCGGTGGCGTACAGACTAATACGTAAGAAATAAAAAGTTCAAAAGAACCTTGGCCACTCGTAGATGCAGCGTGAAAACTTTTTGTTATTGGCGGTGTTTTTTTGTGCTCGTTCGCGTactttttttctgtgtgtgcgtgtgtgttttgaATGAAGCCCCTGGACTCAGCTTTTCGTGCCTACAACGACGACGTAGAAGCAAAAACCACGTCTACTCTTGCCGACGCCGAGTTGCaggaggcacacacacacacacacacaaagaccTGTCGGTCAGTTCACCAAACCAAAGAGATAACAATAGATACGTCAATTTCAGCGGGGAGCAGCTTTTCGCGCGGCAGGATACTGACAAGAGGTTACAGCACCGCTGAAGGAGAACGAGCACCAGACTCGTGTCGCTGTGGGATGCGGGTGTCGCTTGTGCTCTTTTCGTCTTTTCTGTCGATGACCTTATGTTTGCTTCACCACCTTGATGCTCCCCTGCCGTTGCCGACGGTGCTTGTCACGCTGACCGGTATTGGAGTCGGTTTGCACGGCTGGGAGGTCTGCAAGCCGTAGGAGAGAAGGTGGAGGCaacgatgatgatgatgtgGAGTCACACAGAGGgcgaaaagggaggggggagagggggcggaTCGTAAAAAGAATTCAAGCGACAGAGGGGGTTAGAACGAGAGGGGCAGAGAAGAGTTTTttcgttctttttttcttttgaCGGATCGAGGGTAATCGCGAGAtcgggagggggagggggactggaaggaagagaagaaggaAACAAAAAACAGAAGAATAAGAAACGACACGAAATGCTAAAGCAAGGccagagaaggggagggatgTCCAGAGGTCTGCAGGGAGTCGTGAGGATGTTGTTTCGTGGGCGAAGACAGATGtgggggtgtgtgggtggggggatCGACCGCACGCCGTTGCATGGAAAAAGGGATATgagcacgtgtgtgtgtgtgtgtgtgtgtattttgGGAAGAGGGGAGTAGAGACCGAGAAGTAGGTGATGCGCGAGGGAAGACAACGAGGAAACACATCAAGGGAGGACACGTGCTGGtttgcgcagcgccggcagcggaaGATGAGCTTCGTGCCCAGCATGTCGAGGGTCTCCCCGGTTGGTGAGAATACCCAACGCGGAGGACAGCTCTTTGGAACCTTTGTGGCTAGAAAAAAATTCAACGTTAAGTGAAGCATGATGCACTTACCCAAGACGGAACCACACGCAGGAGTCGATGTTTCATGCAAGAGGGACCAGCCCTTGGATATGCAGCAGCAAGCTCGAAGTTTGAGAAGCTGCACACGCAATGCGCGTGCCTGAAGTGGCGAGCGGCATCGCGCCCTCCCCCATGtgctctctcgctcgttCAGTGAGGTGATCCTTGCATTGCTGGCATGCTTCGTTCGTTTCTTTGCTACCGCGGCTTTCCTGCTGCCGTCGGATATGTATACATACGTATAagcatatacatatatatatatatatatacatatgtatatatatatacagagAGGTGTCGCTTTTTTTGTCTGAAGCTgggcgggggaaggggcgggaggggggggggcagccaTGAAGTACCCCCTGAAACGATGCCAAATGATAGAAGGCAAAGAAAAAGATGAAAATGCAGCAGAGGAGATTGGTGAGGGAGAAAGATTGTTTCCACCGCAGCgatgggagggggtggtgacCGCAGGCGTGGAGGCTGGGAAAGGTTCGAGGGTAGACCTGAAACAACAACAATTAACCAAACGGCGTAAGGAGAAGAACTGTGACGACAGATCCGAAAGTTGTCAAAACCATCTAGGGCCACACCCAACACGCTCCGCCGAGAGCGTGACATGCACATGAGTGTGAATGGTCTCTCGCACGGGCCACTTACGAtgagaacgagagagagagagagagcgaagaaaTCGTTCAAGCTGGTTTCGTCGCTTTTCGAAACGTTTGTGAGCGCCACacttcgtttttcttttcctcggcgtgtgcacgtgtctTTCGTTATTGCCGGCTCAAAGtgttctgtgtgtgtgtgtgtgtgtgtgtgtgtgtgtgtgtgtgtgtgcgtgtgtcccACGCGTACTTGCACGCGATGACGAAGGCAGTGCTGCGCAGGTTGTAGCGGTAAGACTTCTGGTACGCCGGCATAACAAATTCCTTCGGAGGCGTCGAACCTTCCGCCTCCTACTTCACTGTAGCGTGTGACGACGGTGATGGGAGTGTGCGGCTGGTTCATCATGGAGGTTGCgcccgtggtgctgcggaTGGGGAGGACCGGCAAGTCGCCACTCTCGCCGCATGGCCCCACCTCGTTCACGGTGAGGCTCCTCGCTTCCGGCGCGACGGCGTGTGGCATTGGGCCCGATAGAGAGGCGGTACCGAGACGACCGCCATGATGTGAGCACGAGAGGGAGCGGCTTGTGGTTGAGTGGGAATGCACAAAAGAAGAAACAGGAGAGACGATGACGAGAGCGATGCAGGAGCACAAATGGATGAGAACAGCATCACAACAGAGACCTAGGCCGCACAACTACATGCGCTAGAAGAAGTAggcgttttttttcgtttccgaCGGCATTGCCATAGCATGCCTTATGCAGGAAGCACGAGAGTTCATCCACGACTCGCACTCCTTCAACCTCTCGAGCAACATGTGGTTGCGCACGCCTCACTAGCATCGGCCTTCCTAGTCTGAGGTAAGGGGCACGCATTGTAGGCCAAAGCATTTGACCGTAGCCTCCTCCCCGGCTTGCGCTGCACGTGCACTGCACGGCCGTAAGACATTGGCACATCGTCTCCGTGTCCCGTACACGCTCGCACGGGTGAAAAGACGAAGGGGACGGCGGAAGCATTGATCCATCGTCATATGCACGCCCTCTTCGCAAAGACGGGTAGCTCTCAGCATGCCATGTGGCCTTTCATCGTTGGGTTTTTCTTGTCTTAATACGGAaacgacgaaaaaaaaaacgacgaGCCGAAAAACAGAAAATAAAAGAGCCGAATAAATAAAATAAAAACTAAAATACATATGAAAAATACAtgaagggaggagagcaagCGGAGAGGGCTTGCCAACACtagaaacaacaacaacaacaacagaaaaaaaaaaagaaagcgtgAAAAAAAAGCATGGAAAATAGTCTTTGAAGTGAGAGGGTCTTGTCATTGTTGTTTTGGGCAGCGAAATGGGGCGTGCCGTGGTCGGGTGGCAAAGGATCCGAAGTCATCTTTTTTtgtatgtgcgcgcgcgcgtgtgtgtgtgtgtgtgtttcgcaCAAAGCGCGCCGACTGTCGCGCATGATCGACGacatcgtttttttttcgcaaAACTTCCTTCGCCCGCCTCTTCCGTTCGTCGTACAGCCTCGACAATGGACCCGCCACAAGCCATCGGTTCTTTTTTCGTTTATGCTGTGTCCATGCGTGCTCCCCGCAAGCACGGCGTGCCGTAAGTCCTTCTTCTGAATCACGTGCAAAGCATGGACATGAGGGTGCACATGCCAAAcaaagagaggaagaagaaaaaaactCCAGCACACGCCAGTCCGCTAACACGACAGCGGGAGccatcgagagagagagagagagagagagagcgaaagcgaagaagacgaaaaagaaacgaagaTGTGCAGCGGAAAATGTACTTGCGACGCGAGACTCATCGAACACGTACCCAGGATTCGTAGGGTGGGGAGGAGCcgaacagaaaaagaaaaaaaaggaagtcgagcagcaacaccgaacgaaaaggagaaaaggaaaaaggaaGACAAAGACGGCTGAGGTacagaagagaaaaaagagtCAAGAAGAGAGAGTGCAAAGAGCGAACGAAGTGCGCTACACTTTCGCTTTTGTTTCGAGCGCGATCGCTccgtttttgttgttgttgttgtcgtgtgcgtctttttcgttgttccTCCACTTTCTCAGCATCTCGCGTTCTTTTTTGTGTGACATCGGTGAGTCCGACCGTTGCGGCCACCAGCGATATTTCTTCTCGCTTCGTCTTGCAACACGTCCTTTCATGCCTTCTTCGGTGCTTATCTCTTTTTCCCTTTTGGcaacgccaccaccaccaaacACTACCAGCTACCGCCACGCTCGCCTCATCTTTTTGCAATGGGCTTCACCAAAGTatgcctttttctttgtcATTGCACTtggtgggagagggaggggataGGCCAGCGTTATTGAAGTCggcaaaacaacaaaacaaagaaagCAGATACGACCCGTGGCACCTTCTACCCACCCCATCTCATTTTGGCCCCGCCTCTCCACCTGTCTTTGACATATCCTCCAGAACAACGGAAAAAGTCATACAGGTCACACACATCAAAAGGCAAGAGCacctcacacacacaaaaaagaaacgaaatTGCAGGCGATCGCATTTCATGTGTGCACACCAAGATAGatagagggggaggaaggggggggcaAGGGGTCACAAGAGGTCGTATTGGGGAAAGACTAATCAGCTGCATCATGGAGGGGAAGACTGATTAATCGCGTAAAATctagagagaggggggggggtagcaAGCAAACAATAACACAGGATTACGTATGAGGGAGAATGTGTGTATATACTTCTTGTCAAGTTCTCGGAACAGGCTTGTGGAAAGGGGGAGGCTAGGTGAAGAAAGAGGTGAtcgagtggtggtggtggtgggagggagaCGACCTACGCTGGTGTTTGTTTCATGCGGCTGCACTTTCTCAAGAAACGATcaagagaaagagcaacaaaaaaatacAGGAAAAAAACAAGGAGCGCGCAGAAGAGAGCTCGAACCGAAAGCGATAAACAAGAAaacgaacacacacgcacacaacagaAGCAGGTGATGCGTGTTTTTCGTGAATGTGGTCCTCGGTCGGGTGCGAACGAGCAgatctctgtgtgcgtgcaccgTTGCTTTTTTCTTCTGTGTCCCTGTACCAACGCGAAAGGGTCCGCGCTCTCTTCTCATTGCCGCACctgtctccctcccttcgcCCCTGTCGCCTGCTTTGTCATCGCTCACGCCACATCAGGAGGCTTGTACCTTCCTGATTCAGCTCGGCAGATAACAGACTTTTTTTTCCCTTTCCGGGGAATCCCTCATTGCCCGAGTGCACACGGATTTGCTGTCGGTGTGGTTCGCTGCGCAGAGAGAATGAAGTTCAGAGCTGCTGCAAGACGCTTTGCCACCAGGCATGTGACGTTGGCGGGCGCCACATGACAGCAATCACGTGCCGACATGCAAACATGAGTGAAGCGTGGACTCATAGGCCGAGGgaacgtgcgtgtgcgtgtatgaaaaggggggaggggagaggtaTGAGGCAAGAGGAATCCTGCATTTCTTCTTGCGCCTTCTATAAAcattcctttttttttgcctcaTGCGCTTCTCCCACTTGCTTTGAGCATGCACGGTATTTCAGAGAAGACAAACAAccgaaaacaaacaaaaaaaaacacaaaacgaaagagaagacgtgtgtgtacgtgtgcgtgcatcgatacatatctatatatacatatatagatatagatagatGTATATACGTTACATATATATCGCGGTTGTCGTTTGTTTTTCGCTTGTTGTTTGTGCTCGTACCATCAAACACGtagacaaaaaaaaacgaaaacacaaaaacaGGCAAGTGGAAGCGAGGCTTGTGTAAAAGGCAAAAACGAAATGACGAACACAACCAAGATAAAACATACATGACAGAGAAGATGAAGCACGCAAGCGAAACCTCAGAGAAGGaagaacaacaaaacagaaccggaagaagacgaaaacaaagaaaacaaagcaaaaaaaaaaagaaatcAGAAGAGACAATATGAGTGGTGGAAAGGAAACAAGCATCGAAAGCTACGAGCGAAACAGCAACGAGAAGAGacgtgaaaaaaaaaaacacaaaccaaacacacacacaaaaacacaagcgaaagagagaacaagagagagagagagagtgcgaaAGGAACAGGGACATAAAAAAGATGCTAGGGAACGACG
It includes:
- a CDS encoding putative RNA-binding protein: MSLQNLFVAKLPRNISDADLLHIFSDFEPSSAKIMLDAATGKSKGFGFVLFDEEEKGAKAYKALNRKMTRACGHSFTLVIYPSNHNGKIFTEESNALYIRNIPISIGQEKMERFLRTFGNLIYFAMREDHYGNPVWVVYAEYETVDDAKNALAKLHGNNTYFHGSVPILAKFEDSDDAKKERRRRRDGMQTHAPNSGCIFPPPHSHHENSGSLHTASTTLSSESIVSSGHGGSSNRTVESKTSSKSTAGPRRSGTGGIAAAVPLLTPASAPPPFLPAMTDVAQNTPTAAFSMPQQLLQSTPGYFYTLGESGQQIFVPASSFSSSMPPYNFAPATQSAPLLLLNPPMQTTDAVAKPNFSLLNPAANATVVLMENGLHYMLTPEAMNINCEPFSSPTSAYGPMLAGSQPKSLLGMSSSQATYTNGSACSINSFGPCLDALYTDPLHVVPLRCDAEDEVLGEASIAGPNTEDTARVHALQRASTEGSVITGQRGLGVGW